A genomic window from Chaetodon trifascialis isolate fChaTrf1 chromosome 22, fChaTrf1.hap1, whole genome shotgun sequence includes:
- the LOC139350640 gene encoding histone H1-like, whose product MAEVAPPAAPAPVAKVPKKKSNTPRKTPGQSARDLILKVVSASTERKGMSYVSIKKGVAAEGYEVEQNLARFKRVFKKLVENGKLVQVSGTGVSGSFKAAKVTAKTKQEKKGGRVKKSSTPGKRSSSGARKPAAARKPAAAGKPRPKTTPKKRPANKQSVKTTGAKSPGRAAKPGGSKKGSAAKKPGTPKKDGKKAGRAAVKKVNKRPAKKAARRVEKPKAKKAGKKAAKK is encoded by the coding sequence ATGGCAGAGGTCGCGCCACCCGCCGCACCGGCTCCTGTTGCCAAAGTCCCGAAGAAGAAGTCCAACACGCCGAGGAAGACGCCTGGTCAGAGCGCCAGAGACCTGATCCTGAAGGTGGTGTCGGCCTCCACAGAGCGCAAAGGCATGTCCTATGTCTCCATAAAGAAGGGTGTGGCTGCTGAAGGCTACGAAGTGGAGCAGAACCTTGCCCGCTTCAAACGCGTCTTTAAGAAGCTGGTGGAGAACGGAAAACTGGTGCAGGTCAGCGGGACCGGAGTGTCCGGGTCCTTCAAAGCCGCCAAGGTTACTGCCAAGACTAAGCAGGAGAAGAAGGGCGGCAGAGTCAAGAAGTCCAGCACCCCCGGCAAGAGGTCCTCCAGCGGAGCCAGGAAGCCCGCCGCAGCCAGGAAGCCAGCCGCCGCCGGGAAGCCCAGACCCAAGACCACACCCAAGAAACGCCCAGCCAATAAACAATCCGTGAAGACCACCGGAGCCAAGAGCCCGGGGAGGGCCGCGAAGCCTGGAGGCAGCAAAAAAGGCTCAGCTGCCAAAAAGCCTGGCACCCCCAAGAAAGACGGAAAGAAAGCTGGCAGGGCGGCCGTGAAGAAAGTCAACAAGAGACCCGCCAAGAAGGCCGCCAGGAGGGTCGAAAAGCCCAAAGCGAAGAAGGCAGGAAAGAAAGCAGCGAAGAAGTGA